The Vitis vinifera cultivar Pinot Noir 40024 chromosome 7, ASM3070453v1 genomic interval tatctaatacatgttaaaaaaatttaaatttacgttaaaagtgtcttttcaaaagatattttttacaattttataaaatcaaatttatataagTGTCTTTTAAAGAGacattttttcacaattttcatatcaattgcatagtaaaaaaaaaattatactaaagATGTTTTCTTAACacactttttataatttcataaaattaaatttatattaaaggtatctcttgaaaagacaccttCAACCATTCTTGTATTAGTCATCCATTgaaataattcaatttatattaaaagtgtattttcaaaagacacattccacaattttataaaattaaatttatattgaaatgttttccacttttagtataaatttaattttttcgataggtgactaatataaaaattgtggaaagtgtttcttcaaaagacatatttagtataaattcaattttgtgaaattataaaaataccttcaatgtaaattcattttttttcattgtatgactaatatgaaaattatcgAAAATGTCTGttcaaaagataattttgattttatagtattgtgaaaataatatttttttagtataaattcaatttttttttaatgtatattgactagtaaaaaaattatagaaaagtgttttttgaaTATGCAtatttaacataaatttaattttataaaattatgaaagatGTGTCTTTAAGAGTACTTtcagtataaatttaatttttttttaacatgtagtagatatgaaaaataggaaagatatctctttttaacttttcaaagtggtggtaaaaaatatcatagatttgaaaatatctttacaagtatcatattttaataattttttctcaaagtactattttttaataattattttttaaaacagccGTACAAGTTAAAAAAAGCCCTTAGTTCATGATGATCCTTTTGGTGGACATCTCTTCAGTACCGAAAGAAGCCTAATGTGTTGGGGGTGTGGGCAGTTTTTTCAGAAGCAAGTTAGGCCCATCACATGAACAACGACCGATGAGATGTTGACCTGTTTGAAAAGACAAGGGTCAGCCTTTGTAGGcgataaatgaagaaaattacAGGATGCAGAAActaggaaagaaagagaagtgaaagattaattaaattataaaaagagaCTTTTAAATTTCAGTTTTctattcttgattttttttacttcgtTTCACGGGTTTAAATCCAAAATAAtccatttattgaaaaaaatgataaaaatagcactcatctcaaaatatttatcaaattaattttttatatccatATATGCATCCacatagatttttcttttttaagtataaaaaaccACTATTAATAattgtgattttaaaattttaaaaaatatccttaaaaccatAATCAGATATtgtggttttataatttttcttcaaattaataattgtgatttcaaaattatttttaatacacgTCCGTTTTAATAGTattgtgattttaatattatttttaaaatattctttattataataaccataaaaaaaaaattatcataataactATAAAGTCATAGTCTATGACAAtggttttaaagttttttaaaaccACAATTAGAAGGAAACTCATGTAactataactaaaaaaatatgagattttaaaactttatttttttatttttaattttagtataaattatggatgtaccaaaaatttttaacgatgtatcaaatttttttaaagtttatttctaacaaatttccttaaataaatattttatttaacataaatatataaatttttatgggaatgcaTGTAGGCCAAATTCTTGtctcaaaatttcaaggaaaatgtgaaaaaataaagatatatatatatatatatatatataattttaaaacagtcgttacaaaaaaatttattaagaataatttgtacaaaaaattaattttaaattgacaatgaaaaattgtaagaaattttCCCCACttataaataaacttttttacaatgaaaaaatttaaaacattttatgactgtgattttaaaaaaaaattgtaaaactacCGTCTGTGATTgtgatttttatgatatttttaaaatcacagttactaactgtggttttatgattatcatgacaaaaaatatttttcttatggttattatgataaagaatattttaaaaataatattaacatcataatattattaaaacgaacgtggattaaaaataatttttttgaaactgtggttttaaggatatttttgaaactcttaaaaccatagttaccAACGATGGTTttttacacttaaaaaaaaaaaaaaaaaatctatgtgaACGCTTATGTGAATACAAAAAATtagtttgacaaatattttgagattggtattattcttatcatttttttttcaacaaatggATTATTTTGAACTTAAACTCTCGTTTCACTTGTATCATAAGTCTTGCATGTTTTATAAGCACATTGTAAACTTAGTCCAATATTTAACATATTGGATGTTTATGttgttgaaattattgaaaatataaggATTATTGTGATTAGGGTTTTGAGTATGTTCTTAAAACGATTTTTTTGGGCTTAagtatttatgatttaattagaAGCAATCGTTTGATACTTAGAATATAATGATAGTGATAGTGGCATTTCAACtcacaaaaaatgataaatcaaaataatattttgtattgTTTATAATAATGGCTTGAGCGTTGTAAAATTACGTACTTGTTACTCATAAtttattagaataaaatttcatatttgaaaatgaattaaaataatggacaattgtgttttggatccaattggacccaaaaattaagatttggctcataaaagttgcataattgataagaatgatataaaatgtaaaaagaccaatatacccttcaaaactattttaagtattttctaCCACaatatttgacaaacttttttatcttaattttttttaataattattctgaaaatttattatttttagaaaattaatttcttttaaaaaatatttaaaaaaataattttgacatatttttagttagtttttatatacataattttaaatatatattttccaagatgtttgatttttaaataataatattttttttttttttggaaaatggtgtatttttttccaaatcactaaattaaattaaattttattaaggtttacaaaaggaataaaatttaaattaatattttttttactcttttttttcatagtcaataaaggtcatttttgaaaagataaaaaatccatatccttcttctcaattCTCACACGTTCTttaggtcttgggcttaaatattgAACTTATATGgactaaaacttaattttttagttCAACAAGAttcaaaacacaattatcccttaaaataaaacatcggacataattaaaatgaaataccATATTTAAGAATGACTTCAATAGGAAGAAGGGACTTAGAATGAATGACAAGCCATAAAAGGGGTTCTCTGAATATAGTGACTTTAAAACATCATACACAGGTTGGAAGGGTGATATCTTTGGACATTTGacatatcttttttaaaaaacatgtcttttttttttaaaaaaaaagaataagtgTCTTATCACTTTGATCATAATTTTCCATTCACTTAAACAGTTttaagtcattttcttaaaaccattttatctaattaatttttatactaCAAAAGGCTTTAATGTTGCTTGTTTATGTTAAACTACACTGGAGGGTCAAGAGAGCTAGCAGTCTACCCGACTGAGGCGCTCAGTCATGCGACTCAAGGGTAGAGTTAAGATTCGACAATTCTATTAAGGTGTCTGTAAGTTAGCTTTGctaaaaaattctctttctacTCTTGCTTAATTTGTTTATGTTTCAtccaaataatataaattttattaagaagaaatatttatgctttgtttgataactgtttttaaaaataattctgaaaaatagtttttaaaaattattttcttatttttataaaacaaaagtatgtctaaaaatttaaactgtttttaatatttttaaatatattttaaaaataaattttatatttaggattttatttttaattatttgacatttttgtataattatttctcaaaataaccctaaaaaaacaagttaaaataattaaaacatgttatttaaaaatattatattttctatccttaaaaataaaaaataaaaaataaaatataaattttggtggttaaatatattttctatattttattttaaaaaatagttccaaacaaaccctaaatattctaaaaaaatttcttcaaattctcaCGTGCGATTTGCCTATTTAAATTGTATCACTTCTAGTATTTATTATgtgtctatatatttatatacacGCATTCTTGTTTTTCCCCAGTCGAATCTCCCTTAGATGAGGCAAGCCAAGTTACAACCTGACATACATTTGGCCAAGTAAATTAAAACCAGATATAGTATTAGACGTCTGCGAGTGAGTATGCTCTCAATGGGATGTTCACTTATGCTTCAGAATTTATTAACCGTCTTCTCTTCACTGAGAAGCATATATGCCACTTTCTTATTTCATTTCACCTAAGCTAACACCCACTCTTCAGGTGAGTTCCGACATCTCTCTCTACTGTCTAAAAATTTGAGAGATGggttcatttcttttcttctattctcTTCTTGATCTTATATGCATTTGAGCTTGAATGGAGAAGAATCCTTTGACTTTGAGCAGTGGCCAAGTCAAAGCCACGAGGGAGTGTAACAGGTTGATCAGCTCAGAATATGGTGCTTCACGGCCTCCAAAATCCTATCCATGTAGCTTCTGCAGGAGAGAATTCAGTTCCGCTCAAGCTCTTGGGGGTCATATGAATGTTCACAGAAGAGATAGAGCCTGGTTGAGACACTCACTCCCTTGGGCTTCTCAGTATAATAACCCTAACCCTAGTTTCTCATCACCACATTCAGCTAAATTCCTGCAGTTCAATCTCGCTGTTCCCTCACTTCCTCCATCTTTCTCTGCTTTCTCTTCATCACCATCCTCAGCCTCTACTGATGAAGAGAATTATGGAGATACcaaggaggaggagaagaagagCAGCAAAAGAGCTTTTGTTGGGCTTGGAAAAGTAGAGAGTTTCATGCAAGAAGATGaggttaaaattttgaaaagggaGAAGGGTATTAGGTCAGATCCAAAGGAGAATTTGGACTTGGAGCTCCGACTTGGGTACTCCAATAATAATTAGgtgcttttttttctttttcttttactttgtgTAACTTTTAGCTTCTTGCACTCCTCATCTTGCCGTTTACTACCACAATTCGTTTGGCAACCAAGAAtatatggaagaaaagaaaagaaaagaaaagaaaatttggaacCTTACAActccaaattttcttttattttcaggAGACCCCTTGAAAAGCTTATATCCGAAGATAGCTTTACACATGTATACCAAGTTGCTAACAGATCAATACCATTGTATGTTATCCACAGagcactttttctttttagggtTTTGCCCTAGGTAAtgcaaaccctttttttttttttttttttgaaaattttttgggtgtgtttttctctttctccttttgTCATTCTTCTTGGGAAAGGAGTTAGCAACAAGGAGCATAAAATTTTGGACCGGAAAACTTTTATTATTCCTAAGGATGCACCCTGCACCAATTGTTACATAGGTTTAGCTTAGTGCTTACCAAGTCAAATGGCAATTGAAAAAagcaattttaaaattacaatagGGTTGGCCTGCATATATGTTTATGCATTTTATATTGATACAAtagataaataatttcaaacatatcatatgattcaataaaaataatactactattttagtttatttctaTGCACGTTATCCATGTCTTTTTATCAATGTAATTTGCTCATTTATATGCATGCAACTCAACATTTATTTATGGCTGTATTATAAACCCTAAACTACCTCAATATGAAGATTGATAACTTTAAAGTTAGCAATTAATTGCTTAAGTTTTAAATCAAGACATCCATAGTTAGTATCCTATATATTATTATGAATTATCAAGTACTATTTTTCTGTTTCACAGTAATTCTAGAAGAATTGCTCTACTTCTAAGTCAAAAATatttgagacaaaaaaaaaaattaatttaacctTTAATGAGATCTCGTCCATTGCTTTCTTTCATAAGCAAATTCTCACATTAAAATCACATATGAATCATACGAGGATAAATAATAATTCACTTtcaattatgtaaatattgttcATTTTGAGTTTAAAATGTCTCATGACTTTCAAATGTGTGACGCGTCTACATAGGTAAATTCCCACTTTAAAATCACATATGAATCAATTAAGGATATGTAACAATTCACTCttaattatgtaaataataTCTATTTTGAATCTAAAAATTATCACAACTTTCAAATGTGTCTACATAGTTAAGAAAAGCTCATACATAtgtaattctaaaaaaacaaatttctatcCAAATGTCTCAATCACTTTTTATACAAACATGATGTACTCATCACATCATATAGGATTACagagttaaaaaaacaaatacttttTATGAGATCAAACAAGCTTTGACGTCAAGATCAAGGATAAGTTCCAATTCTATTTTACTGTTTGTAATGATCtagttttaataatataaatattatctactCTGACCGAGAGTAAAAGATATCTACATGAAGTGGGTTGTTTATCGGCAAGCAATTGAATTTGCAATTCGGCCTGAAATGATCTCTCTCTCCTTGGTGTGTACCAAAGTGACGTAGCAAAAGGATAAAGAAGCCTGGTTGGAAACATATGAGCCATTTAATATTGAAgaccaagaaataaaaatatgaaagaaagcaACACTAGCAACATATACTAAATGATAGATGTCTTATACATCTCAATGACATCATTGCTATTGAATCATCCAAGGAAAATGTTTCTctttccatcttttttttttatcttcttataCAGGAAGTGACTAgatgaacaattttttataatattttttctttacttttcatgttttctccttcttctccttaATCATGAAAGAAGATGATTAATCATGTCTGCTCAAGTAATgagtagaaaattttaattaatattatcttAGAAGATCATGTGCTTATGCAAATCATAGTACCACTCCACTCCAGAGAGTCACATGCAcggtaagattttttttctatcttttttcatcacaacaaaatatttatcattatctTCTTAATCTAAAAACTTAATTATTACAAGACTACACAAAGCagtgaaagaaaatatcatCTTGCTTAGTCCCTTCAAGATATGAGTAGAAAATCCATTAGCATATCTCCGAGGATCACATGCTGATCAATCAAGTGATCATACCACCCTAGAGTCACATCCACGGTAAGATTTATCTATCCTTTttcatcaaaacaaaatttctatCATTAATCTTCTTAATCTCTAAACTATTATTACAAAACAACACAAGGCagggaaagaaaaattattttgcttAATGTAATCTTTCTTTCCATTAAATTGAATCTCTCCATGAAAAGTCAAAATCCGGGGTGGTACAATTGAGAACAACTTCTATCATTTGATGGGTATGCAGAAGAGAGGGATTtgtcaaaaacataaaagagagAGTACATTGGTACAAATTGTCTTGTCAAATTAAATTTTCCCCAAATTATCATCTTTTGCATGTTCCCAATATTCGTTTGGGTCTCAGTGACATTATGCCCCTTTCCCTAAtaggaaataattaaatatatacttTGGTGGGTCCTCACCCCCAaaaacattcttaaaaaaaggGACATTTTGGGTGTACCCCACCTCCCAAACCCTCTATTTTTGTGAAAGAGTGAACCTCCTCATGCTCATTTATTCCGGTCAGCTGCTCCATTTCAGTGGGCCTCCAATTGGGCCAAGGTGTTGGGCTTGTCCAGCCCATATTGGTTGAGTTGAGTGAGTTGGTTACTAGATCTTGATGGAGTACTTTTTCAAAAAGATATGatgtataaatattttcaattttataaattgcAATTATATTACtcaaagaatcaaacataatccGTGGGggcaattgatttatttatttatcttacaCTTTTGGACTTTCAAAAAGTTTGACTAAGAAGGGTCACCTGAGCTGGCTCATTCAATGTACCACATCAGGCCAACTAGTCGAATAATTTGGGCTTCAAATAATCtgtatttttatgaaattctaCAGTTGAAATGGGCCGGCTCTTTCTAAGCCAAAGAAGAAAGAGGCCCACCTTTACTGTTCTTAATTGGGTGTTAAGATCATTTAGTTTCCAAGATGGTATAAGAAAACCACAAAAGATTTGGACGTTTTTTCCTATTT includes:
- the LOC104879849 gene encoding transcriptional regulator SUPERMAN; its protein translation is MEKNPLTLSSGQVKATRECNRLISSEYGASRPPKSYPCSFCRREFSSAQALGGHMNVHRRDRAWLRHSLPWASQYNNPNPSFSSPHSAKFLQFNLAVPSLPPSFSAFSSSPSSASTDEENYGDTKEEEKKSSKRAFVGLGKVESFMQEDEVKILKREKGIRSDPKENLDLELRLGYSNNN